The following nucleotide sequence is from Candidatus Hydrogenedentota bacterium.
CGAGTACGGCGTGGCGCCCAAAGTCGACATACCCGTCGGACAAGAGGTCACGTTTATCGACCCCGAGTTCACGACGGGCCGTTGGGTAGGAATAAAGGGTACCGTTGAGGCGAACCCGTTCTATGAGATCTGCCGTTCGCAGCAAGATGTGCGCATTCAGGGTAATTGGAAGAAGTTGCTGAGCGAAGTGCGTGACTCGCATTGGATGATGGCTTACGGGGATCACCTGGATGCCGTAGGATATGCCGCCAAACGAATCGGTATTACGTGGGACAACATTTCCGAGGCATAACAAAATGAAACTATTGAAAGTCTTGCTGGTCGCGCTGGCGCTATCGTTATCCGGCGCGGCCCAATGGCAACCTCATGAAGTCCAACTGCTAAACGGCGCGGAGGTCATTTCCGTTCCGGCGCAATTCCAGATTGTAACCGAAAGCTGGAACCGCGTTGTGGCGGTGCCCTATATCGCATATATACCGGAAAAGGACCGGGTGCTGATGTTGATAAGCTGCGATTATCCGCATCAGGCGATGGTGCTGTATAGCGACGACCACGGAGCGACTTGGTCGAATCCCGAGTTCGTTCATCTCGGGGCCGATGGCAAGCCCGACACCGGAATGGGAGTCGGCCTAACCTATATCGGCGACGGCAAGGTCTTGCTCGCCGCCGGACGGCGCTGGCTCTCTAAAGACTTCGGAAAGACATGGGAAGACCTCGGCGCAATGCCGACCATGCCAGATGGTTCGGCCTGGAATGTATGGGATCCGATTTTCGTCGACCGGGATCCTGAGACCAAGGCTGTCAAGCGGTTGCTTGAAACAGGCTACAGCATGGATACCGCTCGCTGGGAATCCAATGGCGGTCCGGGCTATTCGAAAGGCCATATCCATACCAGCCTGGACGAAGGGCGCACCTGGGTGGACACGGTGAAGGTTCCCGAATGGGATGGGGCCAGCGAAATCACGATCATCCGGGCCGCGAATCGCGACTTGGTGGCCGCGTGCCGTACCGACAAGCCTGTGTCGATGAACGAAGTCCTGGATCACTACGAGGGGCTCGCCGTTTCTATCTCCAAGGACGATGGAAAGACGTGGTCTGCATTGAACCGGCTCTTCGCGTGGGGCAGGCACCACCCCTCATTGGTTCTCCTGGCTGACGGAACACTGGTGATGACCTACGTTGTGCGCAAGGGTTATACCGACGCGGCGGACGGCCTGCCGCGGTTCGCGGTGGAAGCGATTGTCAGCAAGGACAACGGGCAGTCCTGGGATCTCGACCACCGATACGTGTTGCATTGGTGGAAAGGGAATCAGACGGGACAGAACAGTTGGTGGGCAAGCAGCCAGGCGACATCGACACTGCTGATGCCGGATGGTTCGCTTCTCA
It contains:
- a CDS encoding glycoside hydrolase codes for the protein MKLLKVLLVALALSLSGAAQWQPHEVQLLNGAEVISVPAQFQIVTESWNRVVAVPYIAYIPEKDRVLMLISCDYPHQAMVLYSDDHGATWSNPEFVHLGADGKPDTGMGVGLTYIGDGKVLLAAGRRWLSKDFGKTWEDLGAMPTMPDGSAWNVWDPIFVDRDPETKAVKRLLETGYSMDTARWESNGGPGYSKGHIHTSLDEGRTWVDTVKVPEWDGASEITIIRAANRDLVAACRTDKPVSMNEVLDHYEGLAVSISKDDGKTWSALNRLFAWGRHHPSLVLLADGTLVMTYVVRKGYTDAADGLPRFAVEAIVSKDNGQSWDLDHRYVLHWWKGNQTGQNSWWASSQATSTLLMPDGSLLTVFGTGYRSGEKDKGVAAPRDVGMVSWRLSEKSLDSTDTITKAPWESDGRNVFDPKILKTR